A segment of the Lycium ferocissimum isolate CSIRO_LF1 chromosome 5, AGI_CSIRO_Lferr_CH_V1, whole genome shotgun sequence genome:
TCTTAAAGTGTATGTTTGCCCTATCAAAGCTTAAATTGAACCAGAAAGCACAAGAATAGAATTATGAAGGTTTCCACGTACTTTGGAAGAATTCATTGCAGCTGGTAGCAGGAGCTTTGCATACAAGGCACGATAAAACCGATCACTAACAATGTGATTTTTTGCTGAGATCTTATCTAGGAGCATGAGAGCTTGAACTCCAACATTAAAGTTCGTTGAATGAACCTGCACATCCCAAGCAAATATTAGAAtgataaatcaaattaaaaaaaccaGATACTTATCCAACAATCGAGTGAGTAGACATCCACAAGAACTTTATGACCACTATCATAAATTAGAGCTTACTAGCTGAAACAACACAGGTGTATGGGCCTGAATTACATCATCAGCTTCATCACTTGAAACATAAGGGAATGCTCTATTCACACCCTGCAAAGGAGAAAGTTGTGCAAATGGAGCAGATCActatttttttccaaaccaGCAGAAATGTGAAACATACTGAGTACTAATGCAAGAAGCTGCCATGATTGAGCAAGCTCGGGTTGAGACTAGTGAAGAATCATAAAGTGAAGTTGTTGGACATGGAATGTAAAAGGGGCAAACGTGATTGTATGTGGAAAGTGGAAACCAAGTCCACAAATGCAAATGCTCCCTTGAAAAATGAAGTTACTCTGTGTGCAGATCCAGAAGaattaacaaaaaagaaatagaacaaAAACTAGACTAGTCAACACAAACCGTAAGAAGTGCTGATAGTAAGCGTGAATCCATTTCCACATGAGTTTCTGAtgaatctttttctttcttatctttCGAAGTGCCAGAAACCTCTTTGTGCCCCTCGCTCTTCTTATTCATCATCCGTCCTTCCCCTGCTTCAGATATTAATACCTGAAATGTTGATTCGGGATAAAAGGAGGTAAAGAAAAATATTCCATGGAGTGAGACCAAAAACATTTGATGAGCTTCAATCATAAAATTTGAAGCTCTCACTTCTAATAAGAAGAAAGAGCAAAAATGGACAGAAGGAACTTATTGAACTATGGCAGCTCTAGATCATACCTTAAATAGAGCAAAATATACATCTATCAAACGCTTTGCCACCTTTGGGCCATCTCCCCTGTGACTTAAGCGAATTTGGCTTAAAAAATTAACCTGTCACAATTACAGATACGTAGGACATTAGGACTAATATTCTGCATCAGCAATATCTAGACGACTTTAGAACTACATGTCTGCATCAGCATATTTAGAGATGTCGCAGGAAATTGGAACAACAAATAGGTTCAACAAGACTTGCCACCTGAGTTCTTATTGATGTATGCTGATATACAGgaaacataaacatattcgCATTGAATGAGCAAGTCAAGCGATGAAGCAAAAGTAAGTTTCAAAAACAGTAGATCACGAAAAGGACAAGGATCACATCAATGTACCAGCTCTCGTGATCCAAACTAAACAGACCTGGTCAAGAATCATAAACGACAATTACAGCTGGTCTTACTATTTAAAAAACTTTATACTTCTCAATGACAGGAAGAATTTGGATAGACATACTCTGTCGAACAAGAATTATCATATCACAAACAAATAGAGCTTGAAGGGGACGAAAGGTATAAGCAATAGCAAATACAACCAAGAAGTATCAAGTGCAACATGCACAAAAGATAGCAATAAAGTTTCGACATACAGCATGATACTTGGCTCGCAATACCAGACGAGGCCGGAAAAGAAAATTATCTACTTCTTCAATCACCACAGCCTGCACGACAAAAATAACACATTAAACGACAAACTATAACAACAGAAATCATAAGTGCACTCCAATAATGCTAAGATAGGTGCTTCCCAACAGCTTGTGTATAGTCCAGCTACTCAGAGACTTCGATGAACTAGTACAAACCACCAAAACATCGCGCTTGCTTGGGaaataaaatccttatttctaATAGGCATTTCAAAGCACAATATTCTAATAACAGAACCATTTTCAAAGAGCACATTATCCTGCTTCGTCTTATTCAGATATCACAGCTAAGTTAGATTTGTATACGCACCAACTTCTAACAATTTGATGAAATTACAACTATGCCTCATTTCTCCATTCTACATGGAATAGATTTATGCATGAACAACATCCTTCAGATGGGCTTTCAAAGAGCACTCTTAAAAGTAGCTTTTTCCCTTTTAGTGCCACTTCTTGAAGCCAACTTGGAAATTTAGAGTTAACATCGTCCCAAAGCTGtttgcaccatttttttttccttttgaagaACTAAGATGTTTGCTTTATTATCATGAACGTCACAACATGAGGGATGTACAGGCTAAAGATGGAATCAATATATGAATGTCAAAGCTAACAAACGAGCAAACATTTATCagttctagaaaaaaattacttgtATGTCTAAGCACCATTTTTTATCAATTCTTGTATGTCTAAGGACGTTCAACCAAATACTTTGTTTTACCTTCATATTTGGATGGTCAGCCAAAAGCTTTGATAGGTGATAATCAGCATTAGATGCAACCTTGTTTTTAGGATCTCCTAGCTGCAACAAAGCCAAAAGATATTAGCTGGAGCTCCACGGTCCCAAGAACTCTCGAGAAAAGTAAATGGCATCAAAAGCAATAAGGTAAACCGGCATACCTTGTTTACAAGGGCAGCAAGCAATCGGCGCTCTTGTTCTGGTTTGCACTTTAGCAAAACATAAACTGTctacaaaatataaatacacatataagTATTTCCCCACTTTTCTGGACCACATAAACTAAACGAGATTATATTGAGATTCAGATACATCTTATAACCTACGAAGACATCTAAGTCTGTCACTGGACACTCAGAAAATACAAACTTTAGGTTAGCAGTTGgagaatttcattcattttgtaGGTCCCGATAGCGTTAACAGCAAGAAGAAGCAATAAAAGGTTTTTCGCAAGTCATGATTTTCTCCTTTTCTAAGAGACGATTAGCTTAAAAACATTGAAGAAGAATTTGCTTTGAGGAGAAACATAGGCAACTGTACAGATGTGCAATAAAATTGTCAATAACAACCTTTAACGCCTTGTCTTTGAGTATATCTAAGACATCTCTTGATGCTTCCTCAAGAGCAGCGATATACCGCTCATACCTGAAACAGAAAACCCTATTTAGCTGAAGATCAACATGGCAGCAAAATAAACAAGCGTATAATAAAGTGAATTATTGGAATAAGATTCCAACATAGTCTCTGAAGTTTAGACCAATCCTCACTTAGTAATATCAAATATAACCAAGTGCAAAATGTCTATTCTCCACATTGACGGAGTATCATGGAAGTACAAGCCCATGCGACATATCAACCTAAAACTTCTGGTGGATCATGGTGTACTTGGACCACTCCTCAAAGTTGGCTCAAGTTTTAAAAGAATGCTTCACATATATTTGGAGCTCAAATATTGTTACCATGAAACATTTGCTGAAATTTGGCTTAAGTGTACCTTTGCTTCAAGCATTCCTCCCAATACCAAAAGAGTAGAAGCGAGTAACCATCTTTTGTGTCCGGAATATGATCTATCGGCCGCTGAAAGAGTGTCTTCAGCTTGCGATCAGGCAGCAAACTGGATAGAAGGAATTCTAAGTAGTCAAACAATAAGGCAACTAAGCATATAAGAATGAGCATCAAGGaaggaaaaacaaaatttaGCTCACCTAGAAACAAAAAGTTCTTTCAATGCTTCCAAACCTGACAAAGCATGGCGCTTTCCAACTTTAGCTGTCACCATCCCTACATGTCATTATTTATCTTGATTAGATACAAGCACTCATGACAAACAATCTCACCAGAAAGAATCTCAATATTGCAGCCTTCtaagagaagagaaaggaaagattaaaaaattaataattgaagaTGCAAACCTGATGTAAAATCAATTAGGATTATGAAGTAATAATACTGGAAAGTTACAAAAAAATATCCCAATTGAGAATATGTATAGCAACAAGGATAGAAAAGCAAAGAACGGGCACATAAGAATAGGAGGATTTCAACAAGCTACAACTAAGTATGGAAAGTTTTCAGTAATTTCCTTAGGGACAATtcaatgaaaaagaagaaattttaaCTGATCCGCAAAGTCTAGACCTTTGCCTTTTGCATATCACTACACCTAGAAGTAACATCCTTGATTGAAATAACCATATCTTCCTAGATTCAAAACTCTAACAAAATAAAGGATTCTTACATTACATGGGATTAGCTTCCATGAGATGtattttcttgttgaaataCATGTTTGACTGTTCTTTTATAAAACTACTACAATGACTCGATGAGTGCTGAAAATGAGCAACTCTTATGTTGTTAAAGGAACAAACTGTGCAGAATTCAGCTCTTTATTAGTAATTTTTCTCACTTTTATCAAGATATGACTGCGTCtaaattcttcttcttcgtgATTTAAAGTTCACAAATTCTTCCTCAAGAATAAAACAGAGAACATAAACAACTAGTTTGACAAATGGAATGTGAGCCttgaaaatttatgatttatacCATACGTGATAATAATAAGACATATATTAGCTGAAGGATATCAATAAGTTAACTACAGTAGGACTAGAACaaaatggaaggaaaaaaaaaaaaaaactaatacaaGATGATAACAAGCTACTGGTCCAAACATGAGAGCTACAATATAATAACTTAGAAAAAGTTTGACATAAGCAGCGGCGGAGCCAAGTaggagcaaggggttcattctGCGGAAAATTACACTGTGTGTTCAAggttaaacttatttttttcatgtatatataatagatattGAATCCCCTCGGCTTCTTCacttgtttactttttcatattttgaatccTCTTGAGGGGTCGTTTGGGAAAGTGTATAAGAATATTAATGAATTGAGTGTATTAGTAATGCTGGGATTAGTTCTTATCCGCTGTTTGGTTTGGTGAATTAAGGGCATTCCTGTCTTCAACCATGTAATAGTACCAAACAAGGGATTAATAATACCAAAGCTAAtacatgtattattttctctaatacAGCCTAACAAACGACCCATTTAGTGAAAATCCCAACTCCGCTACTAGTCTTAAGGGTCCTCCATCAAGTTCCTTGAATTAGCTATAACCAACACAAAGTGAGACAAAAATAATTACCTAAAAGAGCATCAAGCGATCTCAAATTAGCAGTTGGATTATCCCCAATCATAACCGAAAAAGCCGATATCTTATCAGCAGCAGTACCAGACCTTAAAGTAGTAAGTAACATCTTAATATCTCCACTTTGCCCTCGCGACGACTCATAATCCTGAGCATACTGTGCCAATAACCTTTCCCctaattccttcttcttctccacttTCTTTTTCCATTCATCAACATTCTTAAACTCGACAACTTTACTCTTCTTCTCACTTCCAATaaccttttcctccaattctTCAGCATCAACATACCATATAGCCAATGCACTTGCTTTCACAAGTGGAAGCTTCGGCATGTTTTTGTATTTCGTATTCCATAAATTATTATTGTCGACTTGAGGTTCCACCTTGGGCTGTGGGTTCggttttttgacaaatttatcgTTGTTGGTTcgatttttgttgttttggtttCCATCTTTAGTATCCTTTTTGATGCGACCTTTTTTGCGGAAATCAGAGTCATCGAAACCAGATGAAGGTGCAGTGGTAGTAGCAAGACCGAGGGAAGAAGCAAAAGATGCAACGTCGGATTTGATGGCTTCAATATCCTCCATTATTACACAGATTAGCAATGGAGAGCAACAAGAAGAGAGGTGAGGATTTGACAAGGGTTTAAGACTAGTTTGAGAAACAGAAACTGATTACATTTTGGGCTTTAGTTTTCCCCCGGCCCACAGAAATTGGAACTGGGTCAACTTTTTGTTTGTAAATATATCCCGTTTGCTgacggatttttttttaaaaattatttagtttattttttaattaaaaaatacaattgtctttaaaaaaaattctatctatttttttagtagatatatttttttaaagtcacataataatttttttattggtGGGTCGGGTCcgatttatttaaaaaaatgagtagatttttttttaatccatggaaatattttttttaaacgaactagACCCGATCCATTAGAAAAAATTTATCATGTGGCGTTAGAAAAAtttgtctactaaaaaaaaatcaaaagcttTCTACCAAATTGTGCCCACTgctaggggtgtcaatggttttGTAAAAACCGACTTAACCGATCGAATGGAACCGTACCGAACGATTATTAGAATTTTTTAATAAGACCGACGGTTTTATATAAATTTCTAACCGTACCGAAAAAAACGGGTAggttatatattttataaaaataaactgaaaaaataccgaaccgtACCGAAAATACTTATATgtggaaaatatattttatatattaagtttaaaattaataaaacattGAATTTTTTGACTTGTACCTGGGATGATGGAAATGACTACAAGTCGGCAAGAAGTAATTAACACTAAAGTTCCAACTTCAAAACATGTTATGTTACTCCCATTGAAACTAAATCTCGAGTATTAATCACTaagttacaagttatttcaacGATCTTGAATAGCAAGCTACAAGATAATCATCAGTCACGTATgatttaaattcttttattgGATACAAAATCTTATTAGACTCAGTTCTTGTGTCTCATGTTGATTGATTACTTTTCGCTCGTATGATCTAAATTTTTGTCTttatttaatactccctccatttcaatttatgtgaacctatttgactgggcacgacatttaagaaagagtgaagacttttgaaacttgtcgttcaaaataagtcttgaatatttgtgtggctgtaaatcatttcataaagtgaatttattttttcaaattaggaaagaggtcattcattttggcacggattaaaagggaaataggttcacataaattgaaacagagggagtattatctTACACTACTACAAAATAGTGGGATGGATCTCGATTCTTGTCGTGattcatgttttcttgattcttcaccttttaaataataaaatgtcTATGGAGTTTTTAGCGAAGTCTTATACAAGTATGCATGGTGTCGTGTACAACTTCTACTTGTGACTTTATATGACgttttctatataaaatattaaaaaattaactgAACCATACTGATACCGAAGAAAAATTGAGATGATGGGACAGTTTcaaaaagtctaattttggttatgcaaaataaaataactaaaaaattggcatggtataaattttataaaattaccgCCCGAACAATACCATTGACACCCCCACCCACTGCCCCTAAGTGCACGGTTCTTTAGGATATAAATGAAGTgtcagagaaaaaaaaaaaagggcttgACCAAGTTTGAACCCGCAACCTCTCACTCAAAGTTGGAGTGCCTAACCACCAGGCCAATGTGTAGCTTTGTTTACAAGCAGTGTCCTTgtatttttttaacttctattttagttttatttattaatttatatatgtatatctagtaaaaaaaaatcgacgAAGCAAAGGTCACGTGACATCCCTCAGGCCAAGGTAAATCTGCCCCtgaaaaagggtatatttacactATTTGTGTAAggataggggtatatttgcactatttgtgtaaggataggggtatatttgcgcCATTTTATAACGAcaagggtatatatacaccaatTTTTTAACGAGGATATATCTgttctaaatcgcaaagttgagagGTATATTTTCACCTTTGCCCTAAAATATATGACAAATATGCATAGTTATACATTgagttttataaaaaatcaatcTAACGAAATAAATTAAACATAAATGGGAAAATTACATTCTTAAATCTTAAGATATATACAATTACACCATGTTATATTTGACATTACAAAGAAATAATGGAGCGATTGTTGTAAGGATTTTAAGTTCTCACGTATAAAAAAACATCATTTAAttacttagagcctgtttggataggcttaaaaaaaagcagcttataagctgttttttttaagctaagtcaaatgggccaacttatttttttgggcttcttttaagcacaaaatggctcataagctggccagccaaacactcaaaaaagctaagccaaacgggctcttactAAGATTATTGGGAAACGTAATGATCGACGATATTCTCTTATACAATTTTTCATTtggcattaaaaaaaaaacgcaatATCTGAGTGGAAATAAATTGTAACTGAGGGTAAGTCTGTGGGGAGAGAAACATTAATTAAGGGTATACTTGTTAGTGTCATCTCCAATGGCAGTGATT
Coding sequences within it:
- the LOC132055273 gene encoding protein SLOW WALKER 2; translation: MEDIEAIKSDVASFASSLGLATTTAPSSGFDDSDFRKKGRIKKDTKDGNQNNKNRTNNDKFVKKPNPQPKVEPQVDNNNLWNTKYKNMPKLPLVKASALAIWYVDAEELEEKVIGSEKKSKVVEFKNVDEWKKKVEKKKELGERLLAQYAQDYESSRGQSGDIKMLLTTLRSGTAADKISAFSVMIGDNPTANLRSLDALLGMVTAKVGKRHALSGLEALKELFVSSLLPDRKLKTLFQRPIDHIPDTKDGYSLLLFWYWEECLKQRYERYIAALEEASRDVLDILKDKALKTVYVLLKCKPEQERRLLAALVNKLGDPKNKVASNADYHLSKLLADHPNMKAVVIEEVDNFLFRPRLVLRAKYHAVNFLSQIRLSHRGDGPKVAKRLIDVYFALFKVLISEAGEGRMMNKKSEGHKEVSGTSKDKKEKDSSETHVEMDSRLLSALLTGVNRAFPYVSSDEADDVIQAHTPVLFQLVHSTNFNVGVQALMLLDKISAKNHIVSDRFYRALYAKLLLPAAMNSSKEELFIGLLLRAMKNDVNVKRIAAFSKRLMQVAIQQPPQYACGCLFLLSEVLKSKPALWNMMLQSESVDDDLEHFEDIIEEDENQPSPPNRTDNASEVEANHLENGNHSLQDEGGSSSESDDDDSLQANESPARGGLDEPKESRLLSGFSKLLPEGSNEKLLLPGGYDTRHREPSFCNADRVSWWELMVLASHAHPSVATMARTLLSGANIVYNGNPLNDLSLTAFLDKFMEKKPKHNTWHGGSQIEPAKKLDMQGQLIGSEILSLAETDVPPEDLVFHKFYVNKMKSSKKPKKKKKKTPEDDAAEEFLVADGSDVEDEIDEDAADDSENEEIDSMLESRGLPLEANGEYDYSDLDDVVNEDDDELIGDASDEDMDTLLENDGANISSGSDDDNDAEKANDDDEEDDVHQRKKKRRKDKRVGKSPFASLDDYEHLLNEDNSTKESPKKHIKSRTKRKSNEEIPKESTEKPAKSRKKRKSSK